A genome region from Drosophila gunungcola strain Sukarami unplaced genomic scaffold, Dgunungcola_SK_2 000083F, whole genome shotgun sequence includes the following:
- the LOC128264875 gene encoding uncharacterized protein LOC128264875, producing MQFTSNKSECRPILRLMLLMALAANACCNSSLKVVPNRGITVDDHVPWASGARLISGSPWDQAWLSWNARHTLGFGPTPSEVSNAVSVAGQASANFFVAQQQLQAAKENVLNQQRIATEKQTQAIILKQKSQAAAAIQRSEAIQQRLAASKAAVAQAAAQAAVAEIKKTEHEAVKLGYFTQIAHPSSNHHISSLKPASIHLPISNMEPIGFGSWLDTYGNNFGKLVNDW from the coding sequence ATGCAGTTTACATCAAATAAATCAGAGTGTCGGCCCATTCTCAGGTTGATGCTTTTAATGGCACTAGCTGCGAATGCCTGTTGTAATTCCAGTTTGAAAGTGGTGCCAAACAGGGGTATTACTGTGGACGACCATGTTCCATGGGCAAGTGGAGCCAGACTTATTAGTGGCAGCCCATGGGACCAAGCTTGGCTCAGCTGGAATGCTAGACATACTCTCGGATTCGGGCCTACACCCAGTGAAGTGTCAAATGCCGTTTCAGTTGCTGGTCAGGCCTCAGCCAACTTTTTTGTTGCGCAGCAACAACTACAGGCTGCTAAGGAGAATGTGTTAAACCAACAACGTATTGCAACGGAAAAGCAAACGCAGGCTATAATATTGAAACAGAAGTCTCAGGCGGCAGCTGCTATTCAGCGCTCTGAGGCTATTCAACAACGACTCGCGGCATCAAAGGCGGCGGTAGCTCAAGCTGCCGCTCAAGCTGCTGTcgctgaaattaaaaaaactgaaCACGAAGCTGTCAAGCTTGGTTATTTTACTCAAATAGCGCACCCAAGCTCTAATCACCACATCTCCTCTTTAAAGCCAGCAAGCATTCATTTGCCTATATCTAATATGGAACCGATTGGATTTGGGTCCTGGCTAGATACTTATGGTAACAATTTCGGGAAACTAGTAAATGATTGGTAA
- the LOC128264874 gene encoding uncharacterized protein LOC128264874 has translation MREFRARLEEQGGGIKTFASKKGCEFAFIPPRAPHFGGLWEAGVKSAKHLFLRTVGQDLLTAEELGTLLTSVEAVLNSRPLGALSSDPNDGEALTPGHLLIGGPLLAPPSAALPDQISLTSLRRWRGVSSLRHRFWQRWSREYISSLQQRSKWHQGEPNLVVGALVVVAEDNLPPQQWRIGRVVAVHAGADSKIRVADVRTQDGEYRRAVHRLTLLPVLG, from the coding sequence atgagagagttccgagcccgtctggaggagcaggggggcggtatcaaaacattcgcatcaaaaaaaggatgcgagtttgcgttcataccgcccagagcaccgcacttcggcggactatgggaggcaggtgtgaagtctgcaaagcacctgttccttcggacggtaggccaagacctcttgaccgcagaggagctcggaactttgctcaccagcgtggaggccgtgctcaactccaggcccctcggcgctctaagcagcgacccgaacgacggcgaggccctgacccccgggcatctgctcatcggcggccctcttctggccccaccatctgCGGcactcccggaccagatcagcctgaccagcttgcgacgatggcgaggtgtctcgtctctcaggcacaggttttggcagcgatggtcccgggagtacatctccagcctccagcagcggtccaagtggcaccagggggagcccaacctcgtcgtgggagcgctcgtcgtcgtcgcagaagacaaccttccgccccagcagtggaggatcggacgagtggtagcggtgcacgccggcgccgatagcaagattcgcgtggcggacgtcaggacgcaggacggcgaatatcggcgagctgtccaccgactgaccctgttgcccgttctgggctga